A single genomic interval of Corylus avellana chromosome ca10, CavTom2PMs-1.0 harbors:
- the LOC132164301 gene encoding dolichol kinase EVAN, whose product MASTASSSSSGFNGETAVVLLFIARVLFSLPLSLLLHGLALSFLALSALFVEITADTSPSLSLLKTRPGASSGILLGAVTLPAVMLSKLIQLSRALSLHEVATEELEYLTMQYWASSATSLGVLVFLYIVISRATDNMGPRSRNSLDAKLSLSGIVLYSVVCSVSLATTSLTGFDTVLKLLWVLCHGLAAVKLIQHSLNTFPSCASIGEALLVTGGLVLYFGDMLACTIVKVIGFLSSSDLVSVQYGIKRSEIATIIQGLLLGLLLLPMVFKYVVKVWERSLSRAYCEARTCNEIGRSLIFFASLGFILIVIIPLWMQFVQDFNLHPLLWVMSFVFSEPLKRLSLCIYWVCLIYVSVLRFYNISKNSKIERILLRKYYHLMAVSMFVPALIFQPKFLDLAFGAALAIFLALEIIRVWRIWPLGQLVHQFMNAFTDHRDSDLLIVSHFSLLLGCALPIWMSSGYNDRPLTPFAGILSLGIGDTMASMVGHKYGVLRWSKTGKKTIEGTAAGITSVLAACSVLVPLLASTGYILSQHWLSLLLAVTVSGLLEAYTAQLDNAFIPLVFYSLLCL is encoded by the exons ATGGCGAGCACggcgtcgtcgtcgtcgtcgggGTTCAACGGTGAGACGGCGGTGGTCCTCCTCTTCATCGCTCGCGTTttattctctctccctctctctcttctccttcacGGCCTGGCTCTCTCGTTCCTCGCCCTCTCCGCCCTCTTCGTCGAGATCACCGCCGACACCTCCCCTTCCCTCTCCCTTCTCAAGACCAG GCCTGGTGCTTCATCAGGAATACTTCTTGGGGCAGTAACACTTCCCGCGGTTATGCTCTCAAAGTTGATACAGCTGTCACGAGCATTGTCATTGCATGAAGTTGCAACTGAGG AGCTTGAATATCTGACTATGCAGTACTGGGCCTCATCTGCTACCAGCTTGGGTGTGCTTGTATTCCTCTACATAGTTATATCACGTGCAACTGACAATATGGGGCCTCGTTCACGTAATAGTTTGGATGCTAAGCTTAGTTTAAGTGGTATAGTCTTATATTCTGTGGTATGCTCTGTGTCTCTTGCTACAACATCACTTACTG GCTTTGATACAGTATTGAAGTTATTATGGGTGCTTTGTCATGGATTGGCAGCAGTGAAACTAATCCAGCATTCTCTTAATACCTTTCCATCTTGTGCTTCAATTG GGGAAGCACTTTTGGTGACTGGGGGCCTTGTTCTTTATTTTGGTGACATGTTGGCATGTACAATTGTGAAG GTGATTGGATTCTTAAGTTCATCTGATTTGGTTTCTGTACAATATGGAATCAAAAGAAGTGAAATTGCTACAATTATTCAG GGGTTGCTACTAGGCCTTCTTCTTTTACCAATGGTCTTTAAGTATGTTGTTAAAGTATGGGAACGCTCTTTAAGTAGAGCTTACTGTGAAGCAAGGACATGCAACGAAATAGGGAGATCTCTTATATTCTTTGCATCCCTTGGATTTATCTTGATTGTGATCATCCCATTGTGGATGCAGTTTGTCCAGGATTTCAATTTACATCCATTGTTGTG GGTCATGTCATTTGTTTTTTCGGAACCACTTAAAAGACTATCTTTATGTATCTATTGGGTGTGTCTGATATATGTGTCGGTTTTGCGGTTCTACAACATTTCAAAGAATAGTAAGATTGAAAGGATTCTCCTTCGAAAGTACTACCATCTGATGGCTGTTTCAATGTTTGTGCCTGCCCTTATCTTCCAG CCAAAGTTTCTTGATCTAGCATTTGGTGCAGCTTTGGCAATTTTCTTGGCATTAGAAATTATTCGA GTATGGAGAATTTGGCCTTTGGGACAACTTGTACATCAATTTATGAACGCTTTTACAGACCATCGTGATTCTGATCTTCTTATTGTCAG CCATTTCTCACTCTTATTGGGTTGCGCACTTCCAATTTGGATGTCTTCTGGTTATAATGATCGACCTCTCACCCCTTTTGCTGGAATTTTAAGTCTCGGAATTGGAGATACAATG GCATCAATGGTTGGCCACAAATATGGTGTTCTTAGGTGGAGCAAAACTGGCA AGAAAACTATTGAAGGGACTGCAGCTGGTATAACATCTGTCCTGGCTGCTTGTTCAGTTCTGGTTCCACTTCTAGCATCTACTGGATATATTCTTAgccag CATTGGTTATCTCTTCTCCTAGCCGTGACCGTGAGTGGTTTGTTGGAAGCGTACACAGCACAACTTGACAATGCTTTCATACCATTGGTGTTCTATAGCCTTCTGTGTCTGTAA